In Thalassococcus sp. S3, the sequence CCATCTGCCCCCCAAGCAAGAGATCGCTTGATCCATGATAGTGCCCCGCAAATCTCATGACCTTCCGGCGGCCGGTATAGGCTCGGGCCAGACGGATCGCATTCGAAACCATTTCGGTTCCCGACAGGCCGAAGCGTAATACAGGCGCCCAGCCAAACCAGCGATGCAAAGCCTCTGCGGCCTCCAGTTCGACGATGCCATTTACCACATGTGCAGCGGTTGAAAGCTGCCTGGCCAACGCGTCGTTGAACACCGCATCGCCGTGACCAAGGATCAGACTTCCAAAGGCCGAAGACAGGTCGAGATATTCGTTGCTGTCAAGATCGACCACACGCGCCCCGCTTGCCCGCGCGATCCGGATCGGGGCCGGTTCGGTCGCGGCGCGAAAATTGCTGTGGACCCCACCGGCCAGCACATTGGCCAAAGCCGCGTTATAGCCATCGCCCTCGGGCGTGGCATATTGGGGCACGCGGGTGGACGCGTCAGACATGATGCAAAGCCTCGTCCTGAAGATACCGGATCAAATCAGAGGCCAAATCGGGAAACAGATCCACAACCGCGGGATGCACGCCGATGCGCAGCGTCAGCCTGTCAGCGTATAGAACCGACAGGATCGTGACAGGGCCGGAAAACGTGAAATCCTGAGGGTCCCAGCCCTCATGCGCGTCCAGGCTGCGAACGGGCCCATCGGCTGTCTCTGGCATCTCGGGTGCTTCGAACAGGCTGAAAAATGCATCCGGCAGAAAGGCGGTGTAGCTGGCGAAGATGCTGTTCTTTATGCCACGTTTAATCTGCTGGCGGAGCGGAACGAAGGCGAAATTCTGCGCCTCAAGCACCTCGCTCTGAGTATTTCGGCACGCGTCCTCAAGGCTGCTGCCCTGGTTGATGTCGACAATCGAATGGTTCGCCAGAGGGCCCACGACGTTGAGAAGTCGGGGATCGGTGCGCGCCGTGATCGAGAACCCGATCCTCAAGGCGGACGTGTCGAGGCAGCGAAACAACGCGCGAGCGGTCAATGTCATCACAGTGGTGAACAGGGTCGCACGGCACGTGCGCGCCAGCTTTCGCCAATCGGCGGCCTTGATCGGAACCGATCCGACCGTCACAACTTGCGGCTGGGCTTCCTGTGCGGTGACAAGGTTCCGCTCTGGCCAAGGGGATGATGCCTTGGGCAGGACCCTCCGCATATCCGCCGCCTTGACCATCAAACCACGCTTCGCGATCAAGGCCTCCCAAGCGGCGTAGTCGATATAGCTCAACTCAGGCGGCGGTGGCAAAACAAGTCTCTCGCCAAGTTCGGCAGCCAGGAGGCGATGAAATTCCCGGCGGATCACATGCAGTGACTGGCCGTCATGCGACACGTGATCAAGCACAAGCAGCAAGATCGCGGGCTTCGTTTCCTGTCGCAACAAAATGGGCCTTAGCGGTCCATATTGGCCAACGTCGTTTCGAACGGCCAACTCTGCCTGGCATCGCGCCTCGGCGCTTTGATCAGGCCCGAGGTCGATCACACGGACCTTGGGCATCGGCGCCGTTTGCAGGATCGGGGGCGTTGCCGGTGACACGTCCTTGAACCCCGTTCGCAGGATGGGATGACGCGACACCAACGCGGCAACGGCCCGGTCGATCATCGCCGGCTCTACTGGCGCCGAAAGCTCGAAAACCAGGGGAAGCGCTGGCAGGTTCCGGTCCCGTTCGGCCAGTGCTTTCAGGTGCCGGCGCTGGGCGTCGCTTGCCGGAACTGGCCCTTCGGCCTGTCCAAGGTCCGGCAGATCAAGACCCTCTTCCATCGCCTGGCTGACGCGCAGCTCAACCGCAAAGTCTCTTAGCGAAGCGCTTTGCAGCAGGACCCGGACCGGAACGTCGCGATCCAGGATACCGGCAAGTCTTCGGCTGATATCGACCGCTGCCAACGAATAGCCCCCAACCGCGTAGAAATTCGCGTCGAGATCAATCCGGTCCTGGCCCAGAACATCGCAAACCGTGTCCAGCACCAGTTTCTCGACCTCGTTTCCTGATTGATCGCCCTCCGGCGCCATCTCCGCCGCAAGGGCCTGCAGGCGGGCCACGTCTGTTTTGCCGTGTGCCGTGGCGGGCATCTGGGACAGCAACATCAGATGCGATGGGACCATGTAGGCAGGCAAGCGGCTCAAAAGGCTCTCGCGGACCGCATTGCGCGTTTTCTGCGCAGAGGCATCTGGATCCTTGGGCACGATTGCCGCATGCAACTCTGCGCCCGCCGCCTTGCGGAGCGTGAAGACGGCGCAATTGTCGATCTGTCCCGATGCAAGGGCGGCCGTCTCGATCTCGGCCGGTTCTATTCGGTAGGCGCCAACCTTGACCTGACGATCGCCGCGCCCGAGGAAAGCCAGCTTTCCATCAGCCTCCAAACGAACCAGATCACCGGTATGATAGGACAATGCGTCTTTGTCCAAGGGATCTGGCCGGAATGTATTTGTTGGCAATGGTTTGACATAGCCCATCGCGACGCAAGGCCCGCCGATCACCAGCTCGCCCACCACACCCGGTGGGCAGGGCCGGCCCAGCCGGTCCACAACAGCGACACGTGTACCCGCCACGGGCGTACCGATGGGCAGATTTGGACCTTCATGTTCAAGATGCCCTTGCCAGCCTGTCGTCCAAACCCCGGCTTCGGTCGGTCCGTATCCACCGAAGAGAGAAAGATGAGGGGCGTGTTCAAGACATCTGCGAAAGTCATCGGCCGAGTTGACATCACCGCCTACGACCATTGTGCGCAGCCCGTCCAGCATGTCCGGGCGACCGTGCACCAGGTCATGAAATAGCCGGGGCACCACACTGGCGAAGGTCGCGCCGGAGCGTTTGATCAGATCGGCCAGATCGTCGGTACTGGATGTCTCTGTTTCGGCGATCACAAGACGGTCGGCAACCAGAAGACCGCTGCACATCTCAAACAGCGAGACATCGAATGTGGGCGGGCACGACGACAAGACGATGTCATCGTCGGCGATGCGCCAGACGCCCATATCGCCGAACACCCGGATCAGCCCCCTCTCGGTGCAGCGAACACCCTTGGGCGTCCCGGTCGAGCCCGAGGTGAAAAGAACATAGGCCTCGGCTTCCAGATCATCGGGCGTGGGCGCGGGCGGGTCAGGCTCTGCCGCGAGCGAACGGCTGTCGCCATCAATCGTCATGAAGAGGGCCGGACAAGGTAACGAGGCCGCCGGGCCGCCTTCGCAGCAGAGGACGGCACTCAGCTGCGCCTCCTCCGCGATCACGCGCAAACGGTCGGGCGGCGCAGTGCGGTCAAGTGGCACGAAAGAGCAGCCATGCCGCCTGATGGCAAGCTGCGCAAGCGGAAGCGCGGGACATTTCGGGGCGAGAATGCCCACGCGACTACCTGCGGCGATGCCGGCCTTTGCAAGCTGTTCATGAAGTCGGTGAACATGTCGCCGGGCGGTGGCAAAGGTCATTTCGCGGTCCCGCCAGACAATCGCGACCCGGTCTGGGTCGGCTGTCGCCCGCTCTTCGAACCTGGTCACGAAACCTTGGTCACCCGCAGTCGGTTCGGGGCCGTTTATCCATGCCTCGGCCCGCGAAAGTGCGTGCGTTTCGCTGATCGGAAGGTCGCGACATGGCGTTGTGGGATCCTCCAGCGCCGCATCGAGAAGCGTCTCGAAATGAGAGATGACTGCTTTTGCGTCGGCCTCTCCCATGATGCGACGGCCAAAGCACAAAAGCATGCGCCAGCCCTTGGGTTCGTCGTAAAGAAAGACGTCAACATCCCCGATCGCGCCTGAAATCGGTCGGTCGAAATGGCGGAAATGGCGCCCGCCAGAGACGACATCCGTCTCACCTCCCTGATGCACACCAAACGTGAAGAAGCCACCGCGATGGCTGCTTTGCATGACATCGTCTTCCGATGGCTGCGCTGTCATGCGTCGCGTATGCGCGACGTGTTCAGCGAATGATCGTGTCTCATCCACATCAAAGGCGATGTGCCGGGCCTGGTAGATTGGCCCGACGACATGTTCCAGCGCCTTGGTCTCGCGGGCTGCGCGAACCGACAACAACGGAACAACACCGGTGCGGGTATAGCGCACGACAACGGCCGTCCAGGCCGCGAGCAGTATCAAATGGGGCGTTGCACGCAATTGTTTCGCGGCCCCCATCAGCCGTGCGCCCAGATCAGGGGCAAGCCTTCGCTCCACCCGGCCTGCCGCCTCTGCCGGACATGTTTCATCGCGCGCAGTCGACGGCCAATGGGTTTCGATCTCGCCGTCGTTCTGTTCGGATTGATGCGGCACGGGCCGGGTCGCTTGCGCGTAGGTGCGATAGTCCGGCGCCGGCTCCAGCGTGTCGGCACGATCACTCAGAAGCGCGATCAATTCGGTCATCAGCACCTTCATCGACCAACCATCCGCGATCGTATGATGAAGGAAAAACAGCAGAACAGTCTCGCCATCCGGGCTATCGCAACGCCGGACGCGCCAAAGCGGGGCTTTGGCCGTATCAAAGGGCAAAGCGACGATCTGGTCCGAACGCTCGTTCAGCGCCTTCTGGAAAGCGGCGGTCGTGTCAGACGGTAGTTTCACATGCGCATAGTCGACATCAATCCGCTGGGCGACGTGCCTAAGAAAAACACTGCCTTGAGTTGAGAAATCGCTTCTCAATAACTCATGACGCTCTGACAGTTTCTGCAGCGCTGCACTTATTTGCGCGTCATCAATGGGCGGCGAAAGGCTCATTTGATGGGCGATGCAATATCCGGGCTTTGTGCCCTGCGTCGCTTCGTGTAGCAATATGTCGAACTGCTCCGGAGAAACTGCGCTGTCTTTCGACATTGGGCAAACTCCTGGAATTTCTGCGAATAGGTGCGAGTGTTCAGGAAACAAAATCATTATTCAAGTTGATTTGCCCAGAACCGCCTATACGGGCAAAGACCAACCGATAGGAGATGTTGATGAAGGCAAATCATTACCTTGCCGAGTTTCTGGCCCGCATCGGGGTGAAACATGTCTATCAACTCTCCGGCGGCATGATCGCGCCCCTTCTTGACGCGGTCGGAGAGCATCCGGCCCTCAGACTGATCGACATCGTGCACGAACAATCGGGCGGCTTCGCTGCAGATACCGAAGCACGCCTGACGAACGTGCCGGGCGTTGCCATGGGAACGTCGGGGCCGGGCGCGCTCAACCTCGCAACGGCAATGGCCACAAGCTTCTATGACAGTGTGCCGATGATCTATATCGGCGGTCAGGTTCAAAGCTATCTTCAGGTGAACGGCAAGGCCACGCGCCAGTCGGGATTGCAGGAATGCCCGTTCGGCGCCGTAGCCGCGCCCATTTGCAAGGCGGTCTTTCAACCCGGTTCGGGCAAGGATGTGCCGGACATGCTGGGGGAGGCGTACAAAACCGCCATGTCCGGGCGCCCGGGTCCGGTACTCATCGATTTCCCCTTTGATTGCCAAATCGCAGAAACCGACGCGGAAAGCGTCCGCGACCCGGACCCGATCGCCCCGGACACTCCAAACCCTGAAACCATCGCCGCATGTGCGGACATGCTCCGCACCGCGGAGCGTCCGATCCTGCTGGCGGGCGGCGGTGTGCGGGCAACAGGGCGTGAGGCCGTACGGTCGCTGTCGCGAGATATGGGCCTGCCGATGGTTACAACCATCTCAGCGCTTGATGCCGCCGATCCAACGGCGGACACATCATTGGGCCTGTGCGGCGTCTACGGCACGCGGCGGGGAAATCTGGCCTTGAGCGAGGCGGATGCGGTGCTGTGTATCGGCTCGCGGCTTGATCATGGCGTCATCGGCGCGGATCCAGC encodes:
- a CDS encoding thiamine pyrophosphate-binding protein — translated: MKANHYLAEFLARIGVKHVYQLSGGMIAPLLDAVGEHPALRLIDIVHEQSGGFAADTEARLTNVPGVAMGTSGPGALNLATAMATSFYDSVPMIYIGGQVQSYLQVNGKATRQSGLQECPFGAVAAPICKAVFQPGSGKDVPDMLGEAYKTAMSGRPGPVLIDFPFDCQIAETDAESVRDPDPIAPDTPNPETIAACADMLRTAERPILLAGGGVRATGREAVRSLSRDMGLPMVTTISALDAADPTADTSLGLCGVYGTRRGNLALSEADAVLCIGSRLDHGVIGADPAGFTRRRSVFRVDIDEGEAGARHIKAEVAHADAGAFAAALHDSLSEAQFVLPDPWRQRLRALRDEVSDTAERRHGDSIDPNRFLAALGQASSAAGSYCIDAGQHTWHSAQSLRLKPDQRYVSSTGLWAMGCGLPAAIGAALITKRPAVVIAGDAAVQLNIQEAAIVARERLPVKVVILDNSGHGMVRQFQDEFLDSRHHGTEPQPPDLNAVFAAYGFAERTVANDQDVADALDWLWATPEAPAVLRVMISAKDHVSPSVPFGRQLRDMKPAAQEGQVVTQP
- a CDS encoding AMP-binding protein; the encoded protein is MSKDSAVSPEQFDILLHEATQGTKPGYCIAHQMSLSPPIDDAQISAALQKLSERHELLRSDFSTQGSVFLRHVAQRIDVDYAHVKLPSDTTAAFQKALNERSDQIVALPFDTAKAPLWRVRRCDSPDGETVLLFFLHHTIADGWSMKVLMTELIALLSDRADTLEPAPDYRTYAQATRPVPHQSEQNDGEIETHWPSTARDETCPAEAAGRVERRLAPDLGARLMGAAKQLRATPHLILLAAWTAVVVRYTRTGVVPLLSVRAARETKALEHVVGPIYQARHIAFDVDETRSFAEHVAHTRRMTAQPSEDDVMQSSHRGGFFTFGVHQGGETDVVSGGRHFRHFDRPISGAIGDVDVFLYDEPKGWRMLLCFGRRIMGEADAKAVISHFETLLDAALEDPTTPCRDLPISETHALSRAEAWINGPEPTAGDQGFVTRFEERATADPDRVAIVWRDREMTFATARRHVHRLHEQLAKAGIAAGSRVGILAPKCPALPLAQLAIRRHGCSFVPLDRTAPPDRLRVIAEEAQLSAVLCCEGGPAASLPCPALFMTIDGDSRSLAAEPDPPAPTPDDLEAEAYVLFTSGSTGTPKGVRCTERGLIRVFGDMGVWRIADDDIVLSSCPPTFDVSLFEMCSGLLVADRLVIAETETSSTDDLADLIKRSGATFASVVPRLFHDLVHGRPDMLDGLRTMVVGGDVNSADDFRRCLEHAPHLSLFGGYGPTEAGVWTTGWQGHLEHEGPNLPIGTPVAGTRVAVVDRLGRPCPPGVVGELVIGGPCVAMGYVKPLPTNTFRPDPLDKDALSYHTGDLVRLEADGKLAFLGRGDRQVKVGAYRIEPAEIETAALASGQIDNCAVFTLRKAAGAELHAAIVPKDPDASAQKTRNAVRESLLSRLPAYMVPSHLMLLSQMPATAHGKTDVARLQALAAEMAPEGDQSGNEVEKLVLDTVCDVLGQDRIDLDANFYAVGGYSLAAVDISRRLAGILDRDVPVRVLLQSASLRDFAVELRVSQAMEEGLDLPDLGQAEGPVPASDAQRRHLKALAERDRNLPALPLVFELSAPVEPAMIDRAVAALVSRHPILRTGFKDVSPATPPILQTAPMPKVRVIDLGPDQSAEARCQAELAVRNDVGQYGPLRPILLRQETKPAILLLVLDHVSHDGQSLHVIRREFHRLLAAELGERLVLPPPPELSYIDYAAWEALIAKRGLMVKAADMRRVLPKASSPWPERNLVTAQEAQPQVVTVGSVPIKAADWRKLARTCRATLFTTVMTLTARALFRCLDTSALRIGFSITARTDPRLLNVVGPLANHSIVDINQGSSLEDACRNTQSEVLEAQNFAFVPLRQQIKRGIKNSIFASYTAFLPDAFFSLFEAPEMPETADGPVRSLDAHEGWDPQDFTFSGPVTILSVLYADRLTLRIGVHPAVVDLFPDLASDLIRYLQDEALHHV